One part of the Bradyrhizobium sp. CB1650 genome encodes these proteins:
- the surE gene encoding 5'/3'-nucleotidase SurE — translation MRILCTNDDGIHAPGLKVVEEIARALSDDVWVVAPELDQSGVSHSLSLNDPLRLREVGPRHFAVRGTPTDCVIMGARHILGARLPDVVLSGVNKGRNVAEDVVYSGTIAGALEGTILGLPSFALSQEFSIETRERPPWDTARKFGPDILRKVIAAGVPKDTVINVNFPSCAPEDVLGIRVTRQGKRNLGFLKIDERRDGRGNPYFWIGFERTAMLDTPAEGTDLAALRDRYVSVTPLRLDRTDEAFSEALDGILK, via the coding sequence ATGCGAATTCTCTGCACCAATGACGACGGTATCCACGCCCCCGGCCTCAAGGTCGTGGAGGAAATCGCGCGGGCGCTGTCCGACGATGTCTGGGTGGTGGCCCCCGAACTCGACCAGTCCGGCGTGTCGCATTCGCTGTCGTTGAACGACCCCTTGCGTCTGCGCGAGGTCGGACCCCGGCACTTCGCCGTGCGCGGCACGCCGACGGACTGCGTGATTATGGGCGCGCGTCATATCCTGGGCGCCAGGCTGCCCGATGTCGTGCTGTCGGGCGTCAACAAGGGCCGCAACGTCGCCGAGGACGTGGTCTATTCCGGCACCATTGCCGGCGCGCTGGAAGGCACCATCCTGGGTCTGCCGTCGTTCGCGCTGTCGCAGGAATTCAGCATCGAGACACGTGAGCGTCCGCCGTGGGACACCGCGCGCAAATTCGGTCCCGACATCCTTCGCAAGGTGATCGCGGCAGGTGTCCCAAAGGATACGGTGATCAACGTCAACTTCCCGTCATGTGCGCCCGAGGATGTCCTCGGCATCCGTGTGACGCGGCAGGGCAAGCGCAACCTCGGCTTCCTCAAGATCGACGAGCGGCGAGACGGCCGCGGCAATCCCTATTTCTGGATCGGCTTCGAGCGCACCGCTATGCTGGATACGCCCGCCGAGGGCACCGATCTGGCGGCATTGCGGGACCGCTACGTCTCGGTCACGCCGCTCCGGCTCGACCGCACCGACGAAGCATTTTCCGAAGCGCTCGACGGAATTCTGAAATAG
- a CDS encoding response regulator, with amino-acid sequence MAAGRLSGRSVFLVEDEVMIRMMVADMLEELGHKVAAEAGDITEAIRLAQSTEFDLAILDVNVNGKVISPVADLIKAKGCPFIFATGYGSSGLPEQYRDRPALQKPFQLDALGKTIEAALRGG; translated from the coding sequence ATGGCTGCGGGAAGGCTGTCGGGCCGTTCTGTATTCCTCGTCGAGGACGAGGTCATGATCAGAATGATGGTCGCGGATATGCTGGAAGAGCTCGGCCATAAGGTCGCGGCCGAGGCCGGCGACATTACCGAAGCGATACGGCTTGCCCAATCGACCGAGTTCGACCTCGCCATCCTCGACGTCAACGTCAACGGCAAGGTGATCTCGCCGGTCGCCGACCTGATCAAGGCCAAGGGTTGCCCCTTCATCTTCGCGACTGGTTACGGCTCGTCGGGCTTGCCCGAGCAATATCGCGACCGGCCGGCGCTTCAGAAGCCGTTTCAGCTCGACGCGCTCGGCAAGACCATCGAAGCCGCGCTTCGCGGCGGCTAG
- a CDS encoding protein-L-isoaspartate(D-aspartate) O-methyltransferase, with product MASHQQPPEKMMFQLTLRRRGISDQAVLRTMEEVPRELFVDEADREDAYRDSALPIACGQTISQPFVVAYMTEQLQLRKQHRVLEIGAGSGYQAAVLSRLAGQVLTVERYRRLADAARARLEKLGCHNVEVMLGDGLNLPANIGPFDRIIVTAAMEQIPENLIERLDVGGILIAPVGPHQGVQTLIRLTRREAGLERKELVDVRFVPALPGVAREL from the coding sequence ATGGCCTCCCATCAGCAGCCGCCGGAAAAGATGATGTTTCAGCTCACGCTGCGACGTCGGGGCATCAGCGACCAGGCGGTGCTGCGTACCATGGAGGAGGTGCCGCGCGAACTGTTCGTCGACGAGGCCGATCGCGAGGATGCCTACCGCGACAGTGCGCTGCCGATCGCCTGCGGACAGACCATCAGCCAGCCCTTCGTCGTCGCCTACATGACCGAGCAGCTTCAGCTCCGGAAGCAGCATCGCGTGCTCGAGATCGGCGCCGGCTCCGGCTACCAGGCCGCTGTGCTGTCGCGGCTCGCCGGGCAGGTGCTGACGGTCGAGCGCTACCGCAGGCTCGCCGATGCCGCGCGCGCCAGGCTCGAGAAGCTCGGCTGTCACAATGTCGAGGTGATGCTGGGCGACGGCCTCAACCTGCCCGCCAATATCGGCCCGTTCGACCGCATTATCGTGACGGCGGCCATGGAGCAGATTCCGGAGAACCTGATCGAGCGGCTCGACGTCGGGGGCATCCTGATCGCCCCGGTCGGACCGCATCAGGGCGTGCAGACGCTAATCCGGCTGACGCGCCGTGAAGCGGGCCTCGAACGCAAGGAACTCGTCGACGTCCGCTTCGTGCCCGCGCTTCCCGGCGTGGCACGGGAGCTGTAG
- a CDS encoding LysM peptidoglycan-binding domain-containing M23 family metallopeptidase produces MSAVAELLYSRRVPQVAVLALISFGFAGCSADMSSRLSQTNFSNPFASESTGSVQQAPPQQRELPQYARPQTQPGSYQSQPLPPPAVAAPQSYPVTGGGVSGGGRGVGSYTPPAQPHLETTATVPPRSVAAAQPAGGTKIIVGTSDTLDILAKRYHVTSQAILAANGYKGPRALSPGQQLVIPHPTTTAAAAPAPAMAPAAKPAAVAAPPSIHFVNRGDTLASIARKNHISAAELARANGLEPSAKLKLGTKLTVPGAKTAAVAAPAAPAPALVAPTPVAVAQPAAVAPAPATKVAAAAPMQSARLAQATANIEEKAAETPAKAVDATGALPTFRWPVRGKVITTYGAKTNGKANDGINLAVPEGTPVKAAEDGVVAYSGNELKGYGNLVLVRHSNGYVTAYAHASELLVKRGDTIKRGQVIAKSGQSGEVASPQLHFEIRKGSSPVDPLQFLNGA; encoded by the coding sequence ATGTCCGCTGTCGCCGAGTTGCTTTACTCGCGCCGCGTGCCGCAGGTCGCGGTGCTGGCGCTGATCTCGTTCGGTTTCGCGGGTTGCAGCGCCGACATGTCGTCGCGGCTTTCCCAGACGAATTTCTCCAACCCCTTCGCCTCCGAGTCGACCGGTTCGGTGCAGCAGGCGCCGCCGCAGCAGCGTGAGCTGCCGCAATATGCGCGGCCGCAGACCCAGCCGGGCTCTTACCAGTCGCAGCCCTTGCCGCCGCCGGCGGTTGCTGCGCCGCAATCCTATCCGGTTACGGGCGGGGGCGTGTCCGGAGGCGGGCGCGGCGTCGGCTCCTACACTCCGCCGGCGCAGCCGCATCTTGAGACCACCGCCACCGTGCCGCCGCGCTCGGTTGCAGCGGCTCAGCCGGCTGGTGGGACCAAGATCATTGTCGGCACCAGCGACACGCTCGACATTCTCGCCAAGCGCTATCACGTCACGTCGCAGGCGATTCTTGCCGCCAACGGCTACAAGGGCCCGCGCGCGCTGTCGCCCGGCCAGCAGCTCGTCATCCCGCACCCGACCACCACGGCTGCGGCCGCTCCGGCTCCCGCGATGGCGCCTGCGGCCAAGCCGGCTGCCGTTGCCGCGCCGCCGAGCATTCACTTCGTCAATCGCGGCGACACGCTGGCCAGCATCGCCCGCAAGAACCACATCTCCGCGGCCGAGCTTGCCCGCGCCAATGGTCTCGAGCCCTCCGCCAAGCTCAAGCTCGGCACCAAGCTGACCGTGCCCGGTGCCAAGACCGCCGCGGTCGCTGCGCCGGCCGCTCCGGCGCCGGCTCTGGTTGCGCCGACACCCGTTGCCGTTGCCCAGCCTGCCGCGGTCGCGCCCGCGCCCGCAACCAAGGTCGCGGCCGCAGCGCCAATGCAGAGCGCTCGCCTGGCCCAGGCCACGGCGAACATCGAGGAGAAGGCCGCCGAGACACCGGCGAAGGCTGTGGACGCCACCGGCGCTCTGCCGACCTTCCGCTGGCCGGTGCGCGGCAAGGTGATCACGACCTACGGCGCCAAGACCAACGGCAAGGCCAATGACGGCATCAACCTCGCGGTGCCCGAAGGCACGCCGGTCAAGGCGGCTGAAGACGGCGTCGTTGCCTATTCCGGCAACGAACTGAAGGGATATGGCAATCTGGTCCTGGTGCGGCACTCCAACGGCTACGTCACCGCTTATGCCCATGCGAGTGAGCTGTTGGTGAAGCGCGGCGATACCATCAAGCGCGGGCAGGTCATTGCCAAGTCGGGTCAATCCGGGGAAGTGGCGTCGCCGCAGCTCCATTTCGAGATCCGCAAGGGATCAAGCCCGGTTGACCCGCTTCAATTCCTGAACGGGGCGTGA
- a CDS encoding ATP-binding protein — MPRKPSKSPAGKGPKTSARKPARVAAKRPTAAPNDLSQERIVRALETIAAHLSAQAGPAAVAESFERADAFVWHPDGRLSAVPRVSRVELFLLKGVDRMRDILIENTERFADGLPANNALLWGARGMGKSSLVKAAHASINADREAADRLKLIEIHREDIESLPSLMEQLRASSFRFIVFCDDLSFDGNDASYKSLKAVLEGGIEGRPDNVILYATSNRRHLLAREMIENERSTAINPGEAVEEKVSLSDRFGLWLGFHRCSQDEYLAMVRGYCSHFGIRIDDESLEREALEWSTTRGSRSGRVAWQFVQELAGRLGVKLTAK, encoded by the coding sequence ATGCCCAGAAAACCAAGCAAAAGCCCGGCCGGCAAAGGCCCCAAGACCTCTGCCCGAAAGCCCGCCCGCGTCGCGGCAAAACGCCCCACGGCAGCCCCCAACGACCTCTCCCAGGAGCGCATCGTGCGCGCGCTGGAGACCATCGCAGCGCACCTCTCTGCCCAGGCGGGACCTGCCGCGGTCGCCGAATCGTTCGAGCGCGCCGATGCCTTCGTCTGGCACCCGGACGGCCGCCTCTCGGCGGTGCCGCGGGTCAGCCGTGTCGAGCTCTTCCTGCTGAAGGGCGTCGACCGGATGCGCGATATCCTGATCGAGAACACCGAGCGCTTCGCAGACGGCCTGCCCGCCAACAACGCGCTGCTCTGGGGCGCACGCGGCATGGGCAAGTCATCACTGGTGAAGGCCGCCCACGCCAGCATCAACGCCGACCGCGAGGCGGCCGACAGGCTGAAGCTGATTGAGATCCATCGCGAGGACATCGAGAGCCTGCCCTCGCTGATGGAGCAGCTTCGAGCCTCCTCCTTCCGCTTCATCGTGTTCTGTGACGACCTCTCCTTCGACGGCAACGACGCCTCGTACAAGTCGCTCAAGGCCGTGCTGGAAGGCGGCATCGAGGGGCGGCCAGACAACGTCATCCTCTACGCCACCTCCAACCGGCGTCATCTGCTCGCGCGCGAGATGATCGAGAACGAGCGCTCGACCGCGATCAATCCCGGCGAAGCGGTCGAGGAGAAGGTCTCGCTGTCGGACCGCTTCGGCCTCTGGCTCGGCTTCCACCGTTGCAGCCAGGACGAATATCTCGCAATGGTGCGGGGCTATTGCAGCCATTTCGGCATCAGGATCGACGACGAGTCCCTGGAGCGCGAGGCGCTGGAATGGTCGACGACACGTGGCTCGCGCTCGGGCCGCGTCGCCTGGCAGTTCGTTCAGGAGCTGGCCGGACGGCTGGGCGTGAAGCTGACGGCGAAGTAG
- the yajC gene encoding preprotein translocase subunit YajC, whose amino-acid sequence MFITPAYAQAAGAGDTNSMLMSLLPFALIFVIMYFLILRPQQKKVRDHADLVKNIRRGDTVVTSGGLVGKVTKVVDDDQIEFEISDGVRVRQMRQMISGVRAKGEPAKESAKDDTSAS is encoded by the coding sequence ATGTTCATTACCCCTGCGTATGCCCAGGCTGCGGGCGCTGGCGACACCAACAGCATGTTGATGTCGCTGCTGCCGTTCGCCCTGATCTTCGTGATCATGTACTTCCTGATTCTGCGGCCGCAGCAGAAGAAGGTTCGCGACCATGCCGATCTCGTGAAGAACATCCGCCGCGGAGACACCGTGGTGACGTCGGGCGGCCTCGTCGGCAAGGTCACCAAGGTCGTCGACGACGACCAGATCGAGTTCGAAATTTCCGATGGCGTGCGCGTGCGGCAGATGCGCCAGATGATTTCCGGCGTGCGCGCCAAGGGCGAGCCGGCTAAGGAAAGCGCCAAGGACGACACCTCGGCAAGCTGA
- the secD gene encoding protein translocase subunit SecD: MLYFTRWRALGIILTALIVCLCAVPNFFPEAQVKTWPAWAQRRLVLGLDLQGGSYLLLEVDSNYVKKEKLDQVRDDVRRALREAKIGYTGLVTRGDAVEVRVKDTDQQPALAKLRDLAQPIGGLLGSSSQRDLEVTDAGGGLIRLALSQPAMVERMRRTIEQSIQIVERRVNELGTVEPVIQRQGNDRILVQVPGLQDPTHLKELLGKTAKMEFRMVDTSISPDQAQQGRLPPESELLMSTSSPKVPYVVKKQVLVSGGELTDAQPGFDQRTNEPIVSFRFNSVGARKFAQATTENVGLPFAIVLDNEVISAPVIREPITGGQGQISGNFTVQSANDLAVLLRAGALPAPLTVVEERTVGPGLGQDSIEKGELAAYVGSIMVIVFMLLTYRLFGVFANIAVAINVAMIFGLLSLLNATLTLPGIAGIVLTVGIAVDSNVLIYERIREELRGGRNAISAIDAGFKRALATILDSNITTFIAAAVLFYIGTGPVRGFAVTLGIGIITTVFTAFTLTRLIVAWWVRWKRPQSVPI; this comes from the coding sequence ATGTTGTATTTCACGCGGTGGAGGGCGCTGGGGATTATCCTGACAGCGCTGATCGTGTGCCTCTGCGCGGTCCCAAACTTCTTCCCCGAGGCGCAGGTCAAGACCTGGCCCGCCTGGGCGCAGCGCCGGCTCGTGCTCGGCCTCGACCTGCAGGGCGGCTCCTATCTGCTGCTCGAGGTCGATTCCAACTATGTGAAGAAAGAGAAGCTCGACCAGGTCCGCGACGACGTCCGCCGCGCCCTGCGCGAGGCCAAGATCGGCTACACCGGCCTCGTGACCCGCGGCGACGCGGTGGAGGTCCGCGTCAAGGACACCGACCAGCAGCCCGCGCTCGCCAAGCTGCGTGACCTCGCGCAGCCGATCGGTGGCCTTTTGGGCTCGAGCTCGCAACGTGACCTGGAGGTCACCGATGCAGGCGGCGGCCTGATTCGGCTGGCGCTGTCGCAGCCCGCCATGGTCGAGCGCATGCGCCGCACCATCGAGCAGTCGATCCAGATCGTCGAGCGCCGCGTCAACGAGCTCGGCACCGTGGAGCCGGTGATCCAGCGCCAGGGCAATGACCGCATCCTGGTCCAGGTGCCGGGCCTTCAGGATCCGACGCATCTGAAGGAGCTGCTCGGCAAGACCGCGAAGATGGAATTCCGGATGGTCGATACTTCGATATCGCCGGACCAGGCGCAGCAGGGCAGGCTGCCGCCGGAATCCGAGCTCCTGATGAGCACGAGCTCGCCGAAGGTGCCTTACGTCGTCAAGAAGCAGGTGCTGGTCTCGGGCGGCGAGCTCACCGACGCGCAGCCCGGCTTCGACCAGCGCACCAACGAGCCGATCGTCAGCTTCCGCTTCAATTCGGTCGGTGCTCGTAAGTTCGCGCAGGCCACGACCGAGAATGTCGGGCTGCCGTTTGCAATCGTGCTCGACAACGAGGTGATCTCGGCACCGGTGATCCGCGAGCCGATCACCGGCGGGCAGGGGCAGATCTCCGGCAATTTCACCGTCCAGTCGGCCAATGATCTCGCTGTGCTGCTCCGTGCCGGCGCGCTGCCGGCGCCGCTGACGGTCGTGGAAGAACGCACCGTCGGTCCGGGCCTCGGCCAGGACTCGATCGAGAAAGGCGAGCTTGCCGCCTATGTCGGCTCGATCATGGTGATCGTGTTCATGCTGCTGACCTACCGGCTCTTCGGCGTGTTCGCCAACATCGCGGTGGCGATCAACGTCGCCATGATCTTCGGCCTGTTGTCGCTGCTCAACGCCACGCTGACGCTGCCCGGCATCGCCGGCATCGTGCTCACCGTCGGCATCGCGGTCGACTCCAACGTGCTGATCTACGAGCGCATCCGCGAGGAGCTGCGTGGCGGCCGCAACGCGATCTCGGCGATCGACGCCGGCTTCAAGCGGGCGCTGGCGACCATCCTCGATTCCAACATCACGACCTTCATTGCCGCCGCGGTGCTGTTCTACATCGGCACCGGCCCGGTGCGCGGCTTCGCCGTGACGCTCGGCATCGGCATCATCACCACGGTGTTCACCGCCTTCACGCTGACCCGGCTGATCGTGGCCTGGTGGGTGCGGTGGAAGCGGCCGCAGAGCGTGCCGATCTAG